A window of the Streptomyces griseochromogenes genome harbors these coding sequences:
- a CDS encoding barstar family protein, producing MSEDLTGRLMVTLDLGGVTDKAGLMDRTARALALPDWFGRNWDALVDSLCDHTVWPEGAVEQGLLVVVRGWRPYAEANPEEWRTAQDVFAEAVDRTPALTVVLALGGSS from the coding sequence ATGAGCGAAGACCTGACGGGCCGGCTCATGGTCACCCTCGACCTCGGGGGCGTCACGGACAAGGCGGGCCTGATGGACCGGACGGCCCGGGCCCTCGCGCTGCCCGACTGGTTCGGGCGGAACTGGGACGCCCTCGTGGACTCCCTCTGCGACCACACGGTCTGGCCCGAGGGCGCCGTCGAGCAGGGACTGCTGGTCGTGGTGCGGGGCTGGCGGCCGTACGCCGAGGCGAATCCCGAGGAGTGGCGCACCGCGCAGGACGTGTTCGCCGAGGCGGTGGACCGCACCCCGGCGCTCACCGTAGTGCTGGCCCTAGGAGGATCCTCCTAG
- a CDS encoding ribonuclease domain-containing protein: protein MLPRFVPPPVLRRVPRALAGLLVCLSVLLTGCSSHPGTVASSGVSTPSWAGGMATVEESRLPAEARQTLALIGKGGPFPYARDGVVFSNFERLLPKRRRGYYHEYTVRTPGSQDRGARRIVTGQGGEIYYSDDHYKSFRAVLR, encoded by the coding sequence ATGCTGCCACGGTTCGTCCCCCCACCGGTCCTGCGCCGCGTCCCCCGGGCGCTGGCGGGGCTGCTGGTCTGTCTCTCCGTCCTGTTGACGGGATGCTCCTCGCACCCGGGCACGGTGGCGTCCTCCGGCGTGTCCACCCCGTCGTGGGCCGGGGGCATGGCCACCGTCGAGGAGTCCCGGCTCCCGGCCGAGGCCCGGCAGACCCTCGCCCTGATCGGCAAGGGCGGACCCTTCCCGTACGCCAGGGACGGGGTCGTCTTCAGCAACTTCGAGCGGCTGCTGCCCAAGCGCCGGCGCGGCTACTACCACGAGTACACGGTCAGGACGCCGGGCTCGCAGGACCGCGGGGCGCGTCGCATCGTCACCGGACAGGGCGGGGAGATCTACTACAGCGATGATCACTACAAATCGTTCCGGGCGGTGCTGAGATGA
- a CDS encoding Lrp/AsnC family transcriptional regulator gives MLNDLDERIVHALAEDARRSYADIGQLVGLSAPAVKRRVDRLRATGAITGFTVRVDPAALGWETEGFVEVYCRRNTSPETIQRGLERYQEVVAASTVTGEADAMVQVFASDMRHFERVLERIAGEPFVERTKSVLVLSPLLRRFSSGAPG, from the coding sequence GTGCTGAACGATCTCGACGAACGCATCGTGCACGCCCTCGCCGAGGACGCCCGCCGCTCCTACGCGGACATCGGGCAACTGGTCGGCCTGTCCGCGCCCGCCGTCAAGCGGCGCGTGGACCGGCTGCGGGCCACCGGAGCCATCACCGGATTCACCGTGCGGGTCGATCCCGCGGCGCTCGGCTGGGAGACCGAGGGGTTCGTCGAGGTCTACTGCCGGCGCAACACCTCGCCGGAGACCATTCAGCGGGGGCTGGAGCGCTACCAGGAGGTCGTGGCCGCGTCGACCGTCACCGGCGAGGCGGACGCGATGGTCCAGGTCTTCGCGTCCGACATGCGCCACTTCGAGCGGGTGCTCGAGCGGATCGCCGGGGAGCCGTTCGTCGAGCGGACCAAGTCGGTGCTGGTGCTTTCGCCGTTGCTGCGCCGTTTTTCTTCGGGGGCGCCGGGGTAG
- a CDS encoding ABC transporter permease yields MARRLTPWRWAVLGLAALYFLVPLAASVIFTVDVPGQGVTFDAYTKILSTTGFTSSLLLSLELAVATIAVVLLLMVPAVVALRLGAPKLRPVVEVVCSLPLVVPPIAFVAGIVTVLKWGPEHLSRTPLFETFVVIQNENFPVVLVLAYVVMALPFVYRALDAGLRAIDVRTLVEAARSCGASWPQALVRAVLPNLRGALLNATFLTLALVLGEFTVSHLLGYEPFAVWIYNVGGSQAQMSVAVSVLSLLVTWALLLALAGAGGRSRTASSRG; encoded by the coding sequence ATGGCTCGACGCCTGACCCCCTGGCGCTGGGCCGTCCTCGGCCTGGCCGCCCTGTACTTCCTGGTACCGCTCGCCGCGTCCGTGATCTTCACGGTCGACGTGCCCGGCCAGGGCGTCACCTTCGACGCCTACACCAAGATCCTTTCCACCACCGGCTTCACCTCCAGCCTGCTGCTCTCGCTGGAGCTGGCCGTGGCCACCATCGCCGTCGTGCTCCTGCTGATGGTGCCCGCCGTGGTCGCGCTGCGGCTCGGCGCGCCCAAGCTGCGGCCGGTGGTGGAGGTGGTGTGCTCGCTGCCGCTGGTGGTGCCGCCGATCGCGTTCGTCGCCGGAATCGTGACCGTGCTGAAGTGGGGCCCGGAGCATCTGTCCCGCACCCCGCTGTTCGAGACGTTCGTGGTGATCCAGAACGAGAACTTCCCCGTGGTGCTGGTCCTCGCCTACGTCGTGATGGCCCTGCCGTTCGTCTACCGTGCCCTGGACGCGGGCCTGCGCGCCATCGACGTGCGCACCCTCGTCGAGGCCGCCCGCAGCTGCGGCGCCTCCTGGCCGCAGGCCCTCGTACGGGCCGTGCTGCCGAACCTGCGCGGGGCCCTGCTGAACGCGACCTTCCTCACGCTGGCGCTGGTGCTCGGCGAGTTCACCGTCTCCCACCTGCTCGGCTACGAGCCCTTCGCCGTGTGGATCTACAACGTCGGCGGCTCGCAGGCCCAGATGTCCGTCGCCGTGTCCGTGCTCAGCCTGCTCGTCACCTGGGCCCTGCTGCTCGCGCTCGCCGGTGCCGGCGGACGCTCCCGAACCGCTTCCTCCCGGGGATGA
- a CDS encoding ABC transporter permease, whose translation MTAALPRADVAPVASAKRRRRAPGWLAVVPLLVFTAIAFGLPALAILDGAFTVKDQTTGATSYTVQNLSTSLQGPYLTALIGSVKLSAISAGLGALLGLPLAQAVVSSRSRALREAVLTASGVLANFGGVPLAFAFVATLGNAGVLTMHLGLKDSGWNLYSFWGLVLVYLYFLIPLMVLTITPALDGLRVQWREAALNNGATGVQYWRHVALPVLAPSLLGGLVLLFGSAFAAYATAAAMVGSAVPLVTLQIADALSGNVLVGQENVALALSLDMVLVAGLVMAVYLPLQRRSARWLDA comes from the coding sequence ATGACCGCCGCTCTCCCGCGTGCGGACGTGGCGCCCGTCGCTTCGGCGAAGCGGCGGCGCCGCGCCCCCGGCTGGCTCGCCGTGGTGCCGCTGCTGGTGTTCACGGCGATCGCCTTCGGACTGCCCGCCCTCGCGATCCTCGACGGCGCCTTCACGGTCAAGGACCAGACCACCGGCGCCACCTCCTACACGGTCCAGAACCTCTCGACCTCGCTGCAGGGCCCGTACCTCACCGCGCTGATCGGCAGCGTCAAGCTGTCGGCGATCTCCGCCGGGCTCGGTGCCCTGCTCGGGCTGCCGCTCGCGCAGGCCGTGGTCAGCTCCCGCTCCCGCGCGCTGCGCGAGGCCGTGCTGACCGCCTCCGGCGTGCTCGCCAACTTCGGCGGCGTCCCGCTGGCCTTCGCCTTCGTCGCCACACTCGGCAACGCGGGCGTGCTGACCATGCACCTCGGTCTGAAGGACAGCGGCTGGAACCTGTACAGCTTCTGGGGCCTGGTCCTCGTCTACCTGTACTTCCTGATCCCGCTGATGGTCCTCACCATCACCCCGGCCCTGGACGGCCTGCGCGTCCAGTGGCGGGAGGCCGCGCTGAACAACGGCGCCACCGGTGTGCAGTACTGGCGCCACGTGGCCCTGCCCGTCCTCGCGCCCTCCCTGCTCGGCGGTCTGGTCCTGCTGTTCGGCAGCGCCTTCGCCGCCTACGCCACCGCCGCCGCGATGGTGGGCAGCGCGGTCCCGCTCGTCACGCTGCAGATCGCCGACGCCCTCTCCGGCAACGTGCTGGTCGGCCAGGAGAACGTCGCCCTCGCCCTCAGCCTCGACATGGTGCTGGTGGCAGGCCTGGTCATGGCCGTGTATCTGCCCCTGCAACGACGGAGCGCCCGATGGCTCGACGCCTGA
- a CDS encoding ABC transporter ATP-binding protein, which yields MTVTTLEKATAEKAATVEFRGLRREFGATVALDGLDLTVRPGEFLALLGPSGCGKTTALRMLAGFEHPDSGAVLVDGEDVTHVPAHRRDAGMVFQSYSLFPHLNAVDNVAFGLRMRGVRTAERRSRAAELLELVGLGDKGERFPHQLSGGQQQRIALARALALRPRVLLLDEPLSALDAKVRLTLREEIRRLQQELGITTLFVTHDQEEALSVADRVAVMRAGRLEQCAEPAELYGRPATAFVAEFVGTMSRIPGELKDGTVEVLGRRLPADGEVPDGAVDVLVRPESVQVRADEQGSARVVATAFLGAVVRVTVRLADGTEAKADLPAHEATGLGAGTAVGVSLPERPVLVAERIQK from the coding sequence ATGACCGTCACCACGCTTGAGAAGGCGACCGCCGAAAAGGCCGCCACCGTCGAATTCCGGGGTCTCAGGAGGGAGTTCGGGGCCACCGTCGCCCTCGACGGGCTCGACCTGACCGTCCGCCCGGGGGAGTTCCTGGCCCTGCTCGGCCCCTCCGGCTGCGGCAAGACCACCGCGCTGCGCATGCTCGCCGGGTTCGAACACCCGGACTCCGGCGCCGTGCTGGTGGACGGCGAGGACGTCACCCATGTCCCGGCCCACCGCCGCGACGCCGGGATGGTCTTCCAGTCGTACAGCCTCTTCCCCCATCTGAACGCCGTCGACAACGTCGCCTTCGGGCTGCGGATGCGGGGGGTCCGCACGGCCGAACGGCGGTCCCGCGCCGCCGAGTTGCTGGAGCTGGTCGGACTCGGCGACAAGGGGGAGCGGTTCCCGCACCAGCTCTCCGGCGGCCAGCAGCAGCGCATCGCGCTCGCCCGGGCCCTCGCCCTGCGCCCGCGCGTGCTGCTGCTCGACGAGCCGCTGTCCGCGCTGGACGCCAAGGTCCGCCTGACCCTGCGCGAGGAGATCCGCCGCCTCCAGCAGGAACTCGGCATCACCACCCTCTTCGTCACCCACGACCAGGAGGAGGCCCTCTCGGTCGCCGACCGGGTCGCCGTCATGCGCGCCGGACGCCTCGAACAGTGCGCCGAACCCGCCGAGTTGTACGGCCGTCCCGCCACCGCCTTCGTCGCCGAGTTCGTCGGCACGATGAGCCGGATCCCGGGCGAGCTCAAGGACGGCACCGTCGAGGTGCTCGGCCGGCGGCTGCCGGCCGACGGCGAGGTGCCGGACGGCGCGGTCGACGTGCTGGTGCGGCCGGAGTCCGTCCAGGTGCGGGCCGACGAGCAGGGCAGCGCCCGGGTCGTCGCCACCGCCTTCCTGGGCGCCGTCGTCCGGGTCACCGTACGGCTCGCCGACGGCACCGAAGCCAAGGCCGACCTGCCCGCCCACGAGGCCACCGGGCTCGGCGCCGGAACCGCCGTCGGCGTGTCGCTGCCCGAGCGGCCGGTGCTGGTGGCCGAACGTATCCAGAAGTGA
- a CDS encoding amino acid permease has product MLDQGAPPHNRTTAAPASPGVAARLMRRKPVERLVAEGGQGEGGALRRSLGLWQLTMISIGATLGTGIFVVLGNAVPEAGPAVTLAFVIAGLTALFSALSYAELAGSIPVAGSSYSYAYATLGELVAWVCGWCLVLEYGVSVAAVAVGWGEYLNELLDGTIGVTIPAALSSAPGEGHGIINLPALIVVLLAMVFLLGGARESARANTIMVCVKIAALVLFCAVGFMGFKSGNYRDFMPLGMSGVSAAGATLFFSYIGFDAASTAGEEAKNPKRDLPRAIMLSLIIVTALYVLVAGVAVGAWNWKKFDGSEATLAAIMNDVTGQTFWGTLLALGAVISIASVVLTVLYGQTRILFAMSRDGLVPKALGRIHPKTGAPRLNTVIVSLFCGVLAALIPLGKLVDATSIGTLFAFGLVNIAVVVLRYKRPELERTFKVPFGPVLPVLGFAFCAYNMFSLDTVTWLVFGCWMAVGLVFYFVYGYRRSRLATAEDVVVAAEK; this is encoded by the coding sequence GTGCTCGACCAAGGCGCACCCCCGCACAACCGCACAACGGCCGCCCCCGCATCCCCGGGCGTCGCCGCGCGCCTCATGCGTCGCAAGCCCGTGGAACGCCTGGTCGCGGAGGGCGGCCAGGGTGAGGGAGGGGCGCTCAGGCGCTCTCTCGGGCTGTGGCAGCTGACCATGATCAGCATCGGTGCCACCCTCGGCACCGGCATCTTCGTGGTCCTCGGCAATGCGGTTCCGGAGGCGGGTCCCGCGGTCACCCTGGCCTTCGTGATCGCCGGGCTCACGGCTCTGTTCTCGGCTCTGTCGTACGCCGAACTGGCGGGCAGCATCCCGGTCGCCGGCTCCTCCTACTCGTATGCGTACGCAACGCTGGGTGAGCTGGTCGCCTGGGTCTGCGGCTGGTGCCTGGTGCTGGAGTACGGCGTGTCGGTGGCCGCTGTCGCGGTCGGCTGGGGCGAGTACCTGAACGAGCTGCTCGACGGCACCATCGGTGTCACCATCCCCGCCGCCCTGTCCTCGGCCCCGGGCGAGGGGCACGGCATCATCAACCTCCCCGCCCTGATCGTCGTCCTCCTGGCGATGGTGTTCCTGCTCGGCGGCGCGCGTGAGTCCGCCCGCGCCAACACGATCATGGTCTGCGTGAAGATCGCCGCCCTGGTGCTGTTCTGCGCGGTCGGCTTCATGGGCTTCAAGTCCGGCAACTACCGCGACTTCATGCCGCTCGGCATGTCCGGGGTCAGCGCCGCGGGTGCCACGCTGTTCTTCTCGTACATCGGCTTCGACGCCGCCTCCACCGCCGGTGAGGAGGCGAAGAACCCCAAGCGGGACCTGCCGCGGGCGATCATGCTGTCGCTGATCATCGTGACCGCGCTGTACGTGCTCGTCGCGGGCGTCGCCGTCGGCGCCTGGAACTGGAAGAAGTTCGACGGCTCGGAGGCCACCCTCGCCGCGATCATGAACGATGTCACCGGCCAGACCTTCTGGGGCACCCTGCTCGCGCTGGGCGCGGTCATCTCCATCGCGAGCGTGGTGCTCACCGTGCTGTACGGCCAGACCCGCATCCTGTTCGCGATGTCGCGCGACGGCCTGGTGCCGAAGGCGCTCGGCAGGATCCACCCGAAGACCGGCGCTCCCCGCCTCAACACAGTGATCGTGTCCCTCTTCTGCGGTGTGCTCGCCGCCCTCATCCCGCTGGGCAAGCTCGTCGACGCCACCAGCATCGGCACGCTGTTCGCCTTCGGTCTGGTCAACATCGCGGTCGTCGTGCTGCGGTACAAGCGGCCGGAGCTGGAGCGTACGTTCAAGGTGCCGTTCGGCCCGGTCCTGCCGGTGCTGGGCTTCGCGTTCTGCGCGTACAACATGTTCAGCCTCGACACCGTCACCTGGCTCGTCTTCGGGTGCTGGATGGCCGTCGGGCTCGTGTTCTACTTCGTATACGGCTATCGCCGTTCCCGTCTCGCGACCGCTGAGGACGTCGTGGTGGCGGCAGAGAAGTGA
- a CDS encoding GuaB1 family IMP dehydrogenase-related protein — translation MRFLNDIQPAYDLTYDDVFMVPSRSAVGSRQGVDLGSPDGTGTTIPLVVANMTAIAGRRMAETVARRGGLVVIPQDIPIDVITDVISWVKSRHLVLDTPIVLAPHQTVADALALLPKRAHNAGVVVDEDHRPVGVVTDADLSGVDRFTQLEVVMSKDLLLLDADIDPHEAFNTLDAHNRRYAPAVDKDGKLAGILTRKGALRATLYTPATDAEGKLRIAAAVGINGDFAAKAKQLLDAGVDTLVIDTAHGHQESMISAIKQVRALDPQVPIVAGNIVSAEGVKDLIDAGADIIKVGVGPGAMCTTRMMTGVGRPQFSAVLECAAEAKKYGKHVWADGGVRHPRDVAMALAAGASNVMVGSWFAGTYESPGDLQQDAGGRLYKESFGMASARAVSNRTSEESAYDRARKALFEEGISTSRMFLDPARPGVEDLIDSIIAGVRSSCTYAGAGSLEEFAEKAIVGIQSAAGYAEGKPLHASWS, via the coding sequence GTGCGTTTCCTCAATGACATCCAGCCCGCGTACGACCTGACGTACGACGACGTGTTCATGGTGCCGAGCCGCTCCGCGGTCGGTTCGCGTCAGGGCGTGGACCTCGGCTCGCCGGACGGCACGGGCACCACCATCCCGCTCGTCGTCGCCAACATGACCGCCATCGCCGGTCGCCGCATGGCCGAGACGGTCGCCCGGCGCGGCGGCCTGGTGGTCATCCCGCAGGACATCCCGATCGACGTGATCACCGACGTCATCTCCTGGGTGAAGAGCCGCCACCTGGTGCTGGACACCCCGATCGTGCTGGCCCCGCACCAGACCGTCGCCGACGCCCTGGCCCTGCTGCCCAAGCGGGCGCACAACGCCGGTGTGGTCGTCGACGAGGACCACCGGCCCGTCGGCGTCGTCACGGACGCGGACCTGAGCGGCGTGGACCGCTTCACCCAGCTCGAAGTGGTCATGTCCAAGGACCTGCTGCTCCTCGACGCGGACATAGACCCGCACGAGGCCTTCAACACCCTGGACGCGCACAACCGCCGTTACGCCCCGGCCGTCGACAAGGACGGCAAGCTCGCCGGCATCCTGACCCGCAAGGGCGCCCTGCGCGCCACGCTGTACACGCCGGCCACCGACGCCGAGGGCAAGCTGCGCATCGCCGCCGCCGTCGGCATCAACGGCGACTTCGCGGCCAAGGCCAAGCAGCTGCTCGACGCGGGCGTGGACACGCTCGTCATCGATACCGCGCACGGTCACCAGGAGTCGATGATCAGCGCGATCAAGCAGGTGCGCGCCCTTGACCCGCAGGTGCCGATCGTCGCGGGCAACATCGTCTCCGCCGAGGGTGTCAAGGACCTGATCGACGCGGGCGCGGACATCATCAAGGTCGGTGTCGGACCGGGCGCCATGTGCACCACCCGCATGATGACCGGCGTGGGCCGCCCGCAGTTCTCGGCCGTCCTGGAGTGTGCCGCCGAGGCGAAGAAGTACGGCAAGCACGTGTGGGCCGACGGTGGCGTCCGGCACCCGCGCGACGTGGCCATGGCCCTCGCGGCCGGCGCGTCGAACGTGATGGTCGGCTCCTGGTTCGCGGGCACCTACGAGTCCCCGGGCGACCTCCAGCAGGACGCGGGCGGCCGCCTGTACAAGGAGTCCTTCGGCATGGCCTCCGCGCGCGCGGTGAGCAACCGTACGTCCGAGGAGTCGGCCTACGACCGCGCCCGCAAGGCGCTGTTCGAGGAGGGCATCTCCACCTCCCGCATGTTCCTCGACCCGGCCCGCCCGGGCGTCGAGGACCTGATCGACTCGATCATCGCGGGCGTCCGCTCCTCCTGCACCTACGCCGGCGCCGGCTCCCTGGAGGAGTTCGCCGAGAAGGCCATCGTCGGCATCCAGAGCGCGGCCGGCTACGCCGAGGGCAAGCCGCTGCACGCCAGCTGGAGCTGA
- a CDS encoding GntR family transcriptional regulator has protein sequence MTARHEEIADELRRAIDREEYTVGSRLPSESELAAQYGVSRGTVRQAVATLTAEGLIGSRQGARRVVLASRRSQSFEELRSFAQWARAMGREATGHVVSQQYRPATQEDAVRLQLPAGTRVLHVLRVRGLDGEPVLLERTVYADWISPAVEAIEPDCPSVTQRLYDETGLVFAYGEHIIDAVACGAQDAELLGVRRTSPLLRVRRVTTTREGRPVEWSDDRYRPDAVSFSVHNSIGNNPLARKTAE, from the coding sequence ATGACGGCGCGACACGAGGAGATCGCCGACGAACTTCGGCGCGCGATCGACCGCGAGGAGTACACGGTCGGCAGCAGGCTGCCCTCGGAGTCGGAACTCGCGGCGCAATACGGCGTCTCACGCGGAACGGTCCGCCAGGCCGTCGCGACCCTCACCGCCGAGGGCCTGATCGGCTCCCGCCAGGGCGCCCGGCGGGTGGTGCTCGCCAGCCGCCGCAGCCAGAGTTTCGAGGAACTGCGCAGCTTCGCCCAGTGGGCGCGGGCCATGGGCCGCGAGGCCACCGGGCACGTGGTGTCCCAGCAGTACCGCCCGGCCACGCAGGAGGACGCCGTACGGCTCCAGCTGCCCGCCGGGACACGGGTGTTGCACGTGCTGCGGGTGCGCGGGCTGGACGGCGAGCCGGTGCTGCTGGAGCGTACGGTGTACGCGGACTGGATCTCGCCGGCGGTCGAGGCGATCGAGCCCGACTGCCCGTCGGTCACCCAACGGCTGTACGACGAGACGGGGTTGGTCTTCGCCTACGGCGAGCACATCATCGACGCGGTCGCCTGCGGCGCGCAGGACGCCGAGCTGCTCGGGGTTCGCCGTACGAGTCCGCTGCTGCGGGTACGGCGGGTCACCACGACCCGTGAGGGGCGGCCGGTGGAGTGGTCGGACGACCGGTATCGACCGGACGCGGTGAGCTTCAGCGTGCACAATTCCATCGGCAACAACCCGCTGGCCCGCAAGACCGCGGAGTAG
- a CDS encoding HAD-IA family hydrolase has translation MTPHTPLLPLRAVLFDMDGTLVDTERLWWEAVEQVAGRPLTEADQPEVLGRPVEYTAAWLGTATGRTEADLAAELHREFAARVRTGIVPRPGALDLLDALARAGVPTALVTASPRAVADVVLDALGAGRFAVSVTADDTARTKPAPDPYLAACRALGVEPAACVAVEDTETGVASAEAAGCAVLAVPSLAPIGAAPGRTVRDSLLGVTPEELCRMVLPELRVMSWNLWLGGSEVDDHRAKQVKAVLESGADVVGLQETAGTAAQELAEALGWHHHRAGENLGVISRHPVTARFGDPDVGFYGAAGVRIEVAPGREVDVWTAHLHYTPYGPYEAAFDGLGAPELIAHEDVRLGQMRDTLRRIAESCADGVPVVLVGDFNCPSHLDRPDVAWPVTRAAEEAGFADSYREAHPDPAAEPGHTWSPIHPVHDGSGRPEPQDRIDYVLHRGGLAVRDARTLVAGTPRPWPDVAGNDWPSDHAAVVTTFALPGK, from the coding sequence GTGACCCCCCACACCCCTCTACTCCCACTGCGGGCAGTCCTGTTCGACATGGACGGCACGCTCGTCGACACCGAGCGCCTGTGGTGGGAGGCGGTCGAGCAGGTCGCCGGACGCCCGCTGACCGAGGCCGACCAGCCGGAGGTGCTCGGCCGGCCCGTCGAGTACACCGCCGCCTGGCTCGGCACCGCCACCGGGCGGACCGAGGCCGACCTCGCGGCCGAGCTGCACCGGGAGTTCGCCGCCCGAGTCCGCACCGGCATCGTGCCCCGCCCCGGCGCCCTGGACCTGCTGGACGCGCTGGCCCGGGCCGGTGTCCCCACCGCGCTGGTCACCGCGTCCCCGCGCGCGGTCGCCGACGTCGTGCTCGACGCCCTCGGCGCCGGACGGTTCGCGGTCTCCGTCACCGCCGACGACACCGCGCGCACCAAGCCGGCCCCCGATCCCTACCTCGCCGCCTGCCGGGCCCTCGGCGTCGAACCGGCCGCCTGTGTCGCCGTCGAGGACACCGAGACCGGCGTGGCCTCCGCCGAGGCCGCCGGGTGCGCCGTACTCGCCGTGCCCTCCCTCGCGCCGATCGGCGCGGCACCCGGGCGGACCGTGCGCGACAGCCTCCTCGGCGTCACACCCGAGGAGCTGTGCCGGATGGTCCTGCCCGAACTCCGCGTCATGAGCTGGAACCTGTGGCTCGGCGGCAGCGAGGTCGACGACCATCGCGCCAAGCAGGTCAAGGCCGTCCTGGAGAGCGGCGCGGACGTCGTCGGGCTCCAGGAGACCGCCGGTACGGCCGCCCAGGAACTGGCCGAGGCGCTCGGCTGGCACCACCACCGGGCCGGCGAGAACCTCGGCGTCATCAGCCGGCACCCCGTCACCGCCCGCTTCGGGGACCCCGACGTCGGCTTCTACGGCGCCGCCGGCGTGCGGATCGAGGTAGCGCCCGGCCGTGAGGTCGACGTGTGGACCGCCCACCTGCACTACACGCCGTACGGCCCCTACGAGGCCGCCTTCGACGGGCTCGGCGCGCCCGAGCTGATCGCCCACGAGGACGTACGGCTCGGGCAGATGCGGGACACGCTGCGCCGGATCGCCGAGTCGTGCGCCGACGGCGTCCCGGTCGTCCTCGTCGGCGACTTCAACTGCCCCTCCCACCTGGACCGGCCGGACGTGGCCTGGCCGGTGACCCGTGCCGCCGAGGAGGCGGGGTTCGCCGACTCCTACCGCGAGGCCCACCCGGACCCGGCGGCCGAGCCGGGACACACCTGGTCGCCGATCCATCCGGTGCACGACGGCAGCGGACGGCCCGAGCCGCAGGACCGGATCGACTACGTCCTGCACCGCGGCGGCCTGGCCGTGCGGGACGCGCGGACCCTCGTGGCCGGCACCCCGCGCCCGTGGCCCGACGTCGCGGGCAACGACTGGCCGTCCGACCACGCCGCGGTGGTCACCACCTTTGCCCTGCCCGGCAAGTGA
- a CDS encoding ABC transporter substrate-binding protein: MTVSLPRNAVLGGSLAVVAALALSACGAAPDNASTKTKDGKSAATATSAADFGGVDALAKAAKKEGTLHIIAVPRDWANYGAIIDGFQKKYGIKIEDESPDGSSQDEINAVTSRKGQDRTPDVLDLGSSFALSAAQQGLLAPYKVASYADILEGQKDPQARWFNDYGGYISIGCDAKRVKTCPTTFKDLLKPEYKGQVALNGNPTKSGSAFGGVYAAALANGGSFDNIQPGLDFFAKLKKNGNYTPVESTPATVEKGETPISIDWDYLNAGYADEFKSKGVDWKVTIPTDGQYAQYYSQAINKDAPHPAAARLWQEYLYSAEGQNLWLKGYARPALMTTMDKAGTLDKTAAAKLPKVTGTPSFPTEAQQSKAKTVIAQGWGKAVSG, encoded by the coding sequence GTGACCGTGTCCCTGCCGAGAAACGCCGTCCTCGGCGGCTCCCTCGCCGTCGTCGCCGCCCTCGCGCTGAGCGCCTGCGGCGCCGCCCCCGACAACGCGTCCACCAAGACCAAGGACGGCAAGAGCGCCGCCACCGCCACCTCGGCCGCCGACTTCGGCGGCGTCGACGCCCTCGCCAAGGCGGCCAAGAAGGAGGGCACGCTGCACATCATCGCCGTGCCCCGCGACTGGGCGAACTACGGCGCCATCATCGACGGCTTCCAGAAGAAGTACGGCATCAAGATCGAGGACGAGAGCCCCGACGGCTCCAGCCAGGACGAGATCAACGCCGTCACCTCCCGCAAGGGCCAGGACCGCACCCCCGACGTCCTCGACCTCGGCAGCTCCTTCGCGCTCAGCGCCGCCCAGCAGGGCCTGCTCGCGCCCTACAAGGTGGCCTCCTACGCCGACATCCTCGAGGGCCAGAAGGACCCGCAGGCCCGCTGGTTCAACGACTACGGCGGCTACATCTCCATCGGCTGCGACGCCAAGCGCGTCAAGACCTGCCCCACCACCTTCAAGGACCTCCTCAAGCCCGAGTACAAGGGCCAGGTCGCGCTCAACGGCAACCCGACCAAGTCCGGCTCGGCCTTCGGCGGCGTCTACGCGGCCGCGCTCGCGAACGGCGGCTCCTTCGACAACATCCAGCCCGGCCTCGACTTCTTCGCCAAGCTGAAGAAGAACGGCAACTACACGCCCGTCGAGTCCACCCCCGCCACCGTCGAGAAGGGCGAGACGCCCATCAGCATCGACTGGGACTATCTGAACGCCGGCTACGCCGACGAGTTCAAGTCCAAGGGCGTCGACTGGAAGGTCACCATCCCCACCGACGGCCAGTACGCCCAGTACTACTCCCAGGCCATCAACAAGGACGCCCCGCACCCGGCGGCCGCCCGCCTGTGGCAGGAGTACCTCTACAGCGCCGAGGGCCAGAACCTGTGGCTCAAGGGCTACGCCCGCCCGGCCCTGATGACCACCATGGACAAGGCCGGCACGCTCGACAAGACGGCCGCCGCCAAGCTGCCGAAGGTCACCGGTACGCCGTCCTTCCCGACGGAGGCCCAGCAGAGCAAGGCCAAGACGGTCATCGCTCAGGGCTGGGGCAAGGCCGTCTCCGGATGA